In Papaver somniferum cultivar HN1 unplaced genomic scaffold, ASM357369v1 unplaced-scaffold_117, whole genome shotgun sequence, the DNA window agaattaatgcacaaaatatgagttaaatgccaagaaaaatatatagaaatatgcactttttagcactcatcactcatACCTTCGCAGATGGCCCGTGTGTCTTATGCTGTCTTTTCAGACTATCAGAGAAGACTTCGCAAGATGGAGTTGAATAATGTGAGTCTTAAGGTTGAGATTTCCAAATTCACCACCGAGAATACTACGCTCACCACTGAGAATGCTAAACTCACCGCTGAGAATGCTTAAACTCACAACCGAGTGTTCCACCAATACTGGGAATTTTGCGAAGcttcaaaaaagaaacaaaaagctaattggtatgtatttcttcCATTATCTTTCGTCTTTTATATGTTGTATCGTCACTGCccccctttaattatttgtgttcgCAGAGCTTTTCAATTTATCTGATGAAGCATCTAATCTCCTTGAGGATGATGAAATTATTCTTGAACACCTCAACTCTACCCTGAATAACTTCCCCAAGGACATATTAGAAACCCTTAGTTTTGAGGAGCTAAGATCAAAGTATGAAACCTTAAGGTCTGATCATAGAGCCATCTTATCTTCTAGTAATGGTCTCCAACGTCGAACTCACACATATAAAGAGACAATTCAAATCTTGGAGGCGAAAAAGAATGCACTCATTAGTGAAAAagatgaggttgctctcaagggtGCTAGAGCTTTAAAGGAATTTCAGGAAACTATTCTGCAGGTTCAATTCGAGCGAGATCTAGCTCTGAGCGAAAAGAACGCACTCATAGAGCATTGGAAATTGATTCGCTCCCGACTTCTTATAAAAAATGACGCTGAGTTTGATTGGGATGTTAGGGTCTTAGATAAGGCTAGAAATGATTTAGTTGTGAATGTTAGTCTTGAATCTGATCATGCCTCATTGGTTAAAGATATTATTTCTAGaaaagaaggttgtctattatTCTTTTTCACTTGTTATATGATATTAACCTTCTGATTTTCTTTCAGAGGGGATGAGAAGAAATATCTTGATAAAATTATGAGCCTAGAGGTGAACTTGTCCACTCGTCATTTTAAATATCACAGGCTCAAGAATAAGTTCATTGTCACTGTTTCCAATAATAGCAAGGATGTTATTCGTATTCATGATTCCGCAATTAAGAGTATCTGTGTGGATAATGGCATTCCTCTATCAAACTATAATCTTGCGGAAGTTTCCTCTAATGAAGAAGACTCTGATATTTCTGATAGTGAAGGAGATTATGAGGAATacgaagagattgaagaagaggtTAATGATTCTGAAGCTGAAGAAGATAATGAAGATGATATGGGTGGAAAATAACCTTTTTTTATCCTTTTTCGCATTTGTAAATTCTTTTCCATTTCTTTGTACATCAAATGTTTCCTTATCTTGAAATTTTTCCTTCAATGTGACTTCTTAAGCATTTGGTATTTCTTTAATGTAAATTCTCCTTGAGTTTCATCTACATTTATAAAAGGCAAAGCATTTTTATTTCCAACAATTGAAGGAAATTTAATGTTAATAACACATATATCATTACATGTGTAAGTCTATCATATAGGGGCGAATAACATTCTTTTACAtgcttgcattcccattcttgcctctgttaATCGCCACGAGATGATTGAGTGATGCAGACATCATATGTATATAACACAATATTCAAAATGGGAAGCACCTTAATTATGATAACGCTATATTCAAATTTATTTTTCTTACCTTATCTTACCTAACGAATTTGTCTGCCCCATCTTTGTTTCATTTTATTGTTTCGCTTTTATATTATCATTACGCGGTTGTATTCGCATGATGTTTGCTCTCTGTTTGTTTCCTGCAAAatgatgttgactcttttatcacagaatatatatttttctcatgaggtcttatttagccttcctaagtaaaggtcttattttcCCAATATATGTCTTTGTTtatgtgcgacgagatcgcaggtaGTCTTTACACTTTAGCGTAAAGACCCactgatctcgccttatcatatttttgtattattgcctctgcaggTTTTATTGATGCGTGAAtacgacaagccttaatactcctgtgagtaaaaagcctcatgatattcaTGTCTTTTGAcataattcagctccctaatggagggtttcgtccttatattccccttgATTTCCCTTCCAAGGAggcttacccctaccgggttagggtgggatcctcccatccagtgatgcaacaatcaattattttcgcagcctctaatccctccaccgatatggtttatggttacaagaccgcaccctaagtggggtttttttGGAGCGAGTGCAttatagtcaggacttgtcaagagcgaCCAGGTAcgccccaggcactcttgactcaaccgtgtacctcgggccttgatcgagtttctgcactccttaggagagaccttGTCACCTTAGTCTTCCAATCTTAAGCGATAAACTTGGATTGAAAATTTAAGGCACCTCTCCTGGATAGGCTTTCATTtcaccccaaatatccatgaaTTGGGATTcagggtcggtgtagctttcACCTGACTCATGCTATTAGGATTTCCCCAATTATGACGTGCATTAGGTCTTATTGTTGCCTCTTGCTATTTGCGCGAACTAGCGTGCACGCCATAATTAGATGCCTTTCTTCTTTTATTATAtattgttttgccttgtattaaggtcttattgtaaGGTCTTATTATTGCCCTTTTCTGTAATGGTATAATTGATTTTGAATAAAGAAGAAGCATTTTTTTCATTCCCATTCATACTCTTGATTAGTACATTGCCAATATCTTCTTTCTGTATTTATTTTCTTACATAAGCACTGTCTCCTTCAGAACTTTGTTCTTTAGATAACTTGTTTATTTCTCCCGCCCTCTAAGCCTTATTGAGTTCGTGCATGCTTTCTAATGTGCCACAACCTCTACTCGGATCATATTTCATCAAATACACTTGGTTCCAAAGCTGACAAGATAACCCTCCTTCATCCTCATCTATTAATTCGCACATCCCATCCACAACCTTCTTGATTGTATATGGTCCATCCCATATTTTTTTCCAAACTTCCTTTACTTGTTTCTGATAGTATGGTTTTTGCCTTAGCACTAATTCTCCCACCTTAAATGCATTCCTTCTTACTCGCTTGTTTTTCTCGCCTGCGAAAGTTGTTGCCTCAGTAATGATCTTATTAACTTCTTCCCTTTTGGATATGACATCAACCATTAGTATTTCTCCTCTTTTTCCTTATCGGATCTCTTGTTTCCAATCTCTTCGCTTATGTGCACGTTCTTCACTTtgatcaacatcaacttcatagAAACTTTTCCATTCAATTGGATCTCCTCTTATCATTCCTACACCTTGGGGTAAAGGAAACTTAATGCACTGATGGTAGGTTGAAGTGACACCCAGTAAACTATGTAACCATGGTCTTCCAATCAAAGAATTATAAGGAGATTCTACGTCGACCACGCAGAATATTGATATGTTCTTCAAAGGAATTCACATGGTTATCTCTCCTTTTGGTTTGTTGGATGTTCCGTTGAAACCATAAATTTTGTAGGTTGGGGGAATGAGATCCTCATCTCTACCACCCATAGTCTGGTattatgataaaacaaaatatcaaCCGAACTGCCAGGATCTATCAGGATTCTATTTATAGCCTATTTGTTCGCataatcctcttcttcttcatcagtttttgcacttggattaatttctaacttTACCACTAGTGGGCTCTCGTGCATTTCTCCTCCTCCTGGTACTTCCTATGCGCTAAACGAAATAGGTTGCTTCTGCCAATCTTTCAATGGAGAAATCTTCGCAAGATTGAGTATCTCCCTTCCATCACTATCTCTCGCATAGACTCGACTTAGGATATTATCATCGAAGTCTTATATGCTCTTGAATGAGTGTATTATCGAATTACAGTACAAATTCTTTGACCTTGCTCCTACTTCGATTAGATATGTACTCCTTCCTGCCTCCACACCTTGTGTTGGTACTTCTGGTGGTAGTGGTAGATTTTGTTGTggttgtatcagaaagtggtttAGATTTCCCTGATCAATCATTTGGAGTATAAatttctttacatttctgcaattacTAGTGGTGTGACCATGGAAACGATGATAAGCGCAAAATTGTCTACTTCTTCCTGGAGGTGGCTCATTCCCCATATTTGGTGGTTCTGGGATGTCTTCCATTAAAATCACCGCTTCCCAGATTTTGTCTATCGCAGTATTTAGATGCGGCATCTTTATGTTTTCCCAAACTACCTTGTTTCCTCCTGACCCTtggttgtaatttttcttttgccCTCCATGACTTTCTGGTTgattatcaagtctttgaatcttgttatttactCCACGATTGCTGAATTTCTTTTCTCTGTATTCTCTTTCGAACTCTTCTTGGTCTCTACTTCCCATGGCTACTAGCTTTTGTCCTTCTTACATTGCTTTCTTTCCTTGACTCCCTTGGGATGTGCTTGCGACAACATTTGTTATCCTTGGAAGTAAGCTTGCATTTCCTTGATTTACGCTTGTTATAGCAAATGGGTAAGATTCCATTTCTCtatgtttttcttcaagagctATGTACTCTTCTTGGAACTCTCGTAACTCCGCCATTGTTATTACATCTTTTGTCCTGAAGATCTGTGTATACAGTAAGTTTGTAGGAAAAAGTGCATTGATAAAATCTAGTATAAGATTTCGCTCATCTACTCtcccagccatttcgctacacatgctCCTCCATCGCGTAGTTAAATTTCGCAGACTCTCATTGATTCTTCTTCGCAAGCGAAACATCTTTTCAATTCCTGGGCATACCATGTTATTGCTAATGTATTGTCCTAGGAATATGTTTTGTAGATGATGAAAGGATATAATGGTTCCTACTGGAAATCCTTCAAACCATTGCAGGGCTTCGCCTGCCAAACTCGCAGGGAAAAATTTACATAGCACCACATCATTTTCTTCCCATTGTAACAGAGACCGGCTATATGCTCTTATGTGTTGTACTGCGCACGTGCTTCCATCAaaaaagttagta includes these proteins:
- the LOC113329787 gene encoding uncharacterized protein LOC113329787, whose amino-acid sequence is MTARRDGGRRQLDEAIEEAGKTPFARQIQLAAVPAKCTLPVFTNFFDGSTCAVQHIRAYSRSLLQWEENDVVLCKFFPASLAGEALQWFEGFPVGTIISFHHLQNIFLGQYISNNMVCPGIEKMFRLRRRINESLRNLTTRWRSMCSEMAGRVDERNLILDFINALFPTNLLYTQIFRTKDVITMAELREFQEEYIALEEKHREMESYPFAITSVNQGNASLLPRITNVVASTSQGSQGKKAM